AACTTATTGCCGCGATGGGCGAGGTCAATAACGAACTGAATCTGGCAGCGCAACCGCCAGCAGTGGTGTTAATGGCTGGCTTGCAAGGTGCAGGTAAAACCACCAGTGTGGCTAAACTGGGTAAGTTCCTTAAAGAAAAACAGAAGAAAAAAGTGCTGGTTGTTTCCGCTGACGTTTATCGCCCTGCGGCGATCAAACAGTTGGAAACCCTGGCTCAGGGTGTTGGCATTGATTTCTTCCCGTCTGATGTACAGGAAAAACCGATTGATATCGTCAATCGTGCTCTACAGCAGGCGAAGCTTAAATTTTATGATGTTCTGATTGTCGATACCGCCGGTCGCTTGCACGTCGATGAAGCGATGATGGACGAAATCAAACAAGTTCATGCTGCGATTAACCCGGTTGAAACTTTGTTTGTCGTGGATGCCATGACCGGTCAGGATGCGGCCAATACAGCGAAAGCATTTAACGAAGCGCTGCCGCTCACTGGTGTCGTGCTGACCAAAGTTGATGGTGATGCCCGTGGCGGTGCTGCGTTATCGATCCGTCATATCACCGGTAAGCCGATTAAATTCCTCGGTGTCGGTGAAAAGTCAGATGCGCTTGAACCCTTCCATCCAGATCGCGTGGCTTCACGTATTCTGGGGATGGGCGATGTCCTGTCGCTGATTGAAGATATCGAAAGCAAAGTTGACCGCGCGCAAGCGGAAAAACTGGCAACTAAGCTGAAAAAAGGCGATGGCTTCGATCTCAATGACTTTCTGGATCAACTGAAGCAAATGCGCAATATGGGCGGTATGGCCAGCATGTTGAGTAAAATGCCGGGTGCGGGCCAGTTGCCAGATAACGTGAAATCGCAGATGGATGACAAGGTGACCGTGCGGATGGAGGCAATCATCAACTCGATGACGCTGAAAGAACGCGCCAAGCCAGAAATCATCAAAGGTTCACGTAAGCGCCGTATTGCCACTGGTTCTGGTGTGCAAGTGCAGGATGTTAACCGCTTACTCAAGCAGTTCGACGAAATGCAGCGCATGATGAAGAAAATGAAAAATGGCGGTCTGGCCAAAATGATGCGTGGCATGAAAGGTATGATGCCACCAGGTTTCCCGGGCCGCTAAATGTCACACCCAAAGTGATTGGAGTTGCAGGTAGGCGGCCAGTAAACGAATCTCGATGAGCTTACTCAAGTAAGTGATTCGGGTGAGCGCGCGCAGCTAACAACCCTGCGGCTTCAAGTCCGAAAGGTATATTTCGCGCTGTGATGTTAACCGGCGTGATGTGAGTAAAGATTTCCCGCTGAAAACAGCGGTAAACGAAGAAAATTGTGCTCATTACAAAACTAGCGCATAGGAATCTACGCTTTAGATTGCTTTTTGCGCCAAAATGAGTAAAATTTTCGGGCTTTTTATATTGCAACTGGACCCCGTTCCCCGATGGGGTCCAGTTGTTTTATTAACTAAAGAGGATGTTATGGTAACAATTCGTTTGGCTCGTGGCGGCGCTAAAAAGCGTCCGTTCTATCAAGTAGTAGTGACCGACAGCCGTAATGCTCGTGACGGCCGTTTCATCGAA
The sequence above is drawn from the Yersinia enterocolitica subsp. enterocolitica genome and encodes:
- the ffh gene encoding signal recognition particle protein → MFENLTDRLSRTLRNISGRGRLTEENIKETLREVRMALLEADVALPVVRDFINRVKERAVGHEVNKSLTPGQEFVKIVKNELIAAMGEVNNELNLAAQPPAVVLMAGLQGAGKTTSVAKLGKFLKEKQKKKVLVVSADVYRPAAIKQLETLAQGVGIDFFPSDVQEKPIDIVNRALQQAKLKFYDVLIVDTAGRLHVDEAMMDEIKQVHAAINPVETLFVVDAMTGQDAANTAKAFNEALPLTGVVLTKVDGDARGGAALSIRHITGKPIKFLGVGEKSDALEPFHPDRVASRILGMGDVLSLIEDIESKVDRAQAEKLATKLKKGDGFDLNDFLDQLKQMRNMGGMASMLSKMPGAGQLPDNVKSQMDDKVTVRMEAIINSMTLKERAKPEIIKGSRKRRIATGSGVQVQDVNRLLKQFDEMQRMMKKMKNGGLAKMMRGMKGMMPPGFPGR